A single region of the Microlunatus panaciterrae genome encodes:
- a CDS encoding LLM class F420-dependent oxidoreductase, with amino-acid sequence MRIGLQVPYFSWPDAPQSIGPTFGRIARNAEQAGMSSLWVMDHFFQISMIGPPELDMVEGYTALAFAAGQTSTIELGTLVTGVTYRHPALLIKTVTALDVLSGGRAWLGIGAAWNEEEHRGLGVPYPPVSERFERLEETLQIAHRMWEGDESPYTGKHFQLERPLNVPQALRRPHPPILVGGGGERKTLRLVAQYADACNIFDLGRAGVKAKYDVLRRHCADLGRDYDEIEKTVLTRVSLSGTGGEKMPSGERTQTVDQFVERLGRLAEIGTGTTIVGMSNDSDDDVYPLVAEVVRQVRDLAPARAG; translated from the coding sequence ATGCGTATTGGACTGCAGGTCCCCTACTTCTCCTGGCCCGACGCTCCCCAATCGATCGGGCCGACGTTCGGACGGATCGCCCGCAATGCCGAGCAGGCGGGCATGTCCAGCCTGTGGGTGATGGACCACTTCTTCCAGATCAGCATGATCGGGCCGCCCGAGCTGGACATGGTCGAGGGCTACACCGCCCTGGCGTTCGCGGCCGGGCAGACGTCGACGATCGAGCTCGGCACGCTCGTCACCGGTGTCACCTACCGTCACCCGGCCCTGCTGATCAAGACGGTGACCGCGCTCGATGTGCTGTCCGGTGGTCGGGCCTGGCTGGGCATCGGGGCAGCCTGGAACGAGGAGGAGCACCGCGGCCTGGGCGTGCCCTACCCGCCGGTGTCCGAACGGTTCGAACGGCTGGAGGAGACGTTGCAGATCGCCCACCGGATGTGGGAGGGCGACGAGAGCCCGTACACCGGGAAGCACTTCCAGCTGGAGCGCCCGCTCAACGTGCCGCAGGCGCTACGGCGACCCCACCCGCCGATCCTGGTCGGCGGCGGCGGCGAGCGCAAGACCCTGCGGCTGGTGGCCCAGTACGCCGACGCCTGCAACATCTTCGACCTCGGCCGGGCCGGCGTGAAGGCCAAGTACGACGTGCTGAGGCGACACTGCGCCGACCTCGGGCGCGACTACGACGAGATCGAGAAGACGGTGCTGACGCGGGTGTCGCTGTCCGGCACCGGCGGCGAGAAGATGCCGTCCGGGGAGAGGACCCAGACGGTCGACCAGTTCGTCGAACGCCTGGGACGACTGGCGGAGATCGGCACCGGCACCACGATCGTGGGGATGTCCAACGACAGCGACGACGACGTCTACCCGCTGGTCGCCGAGGTCGTCCGGCAGGTCAGGGACCTCGCCCCGGCCCGCGCCGGCTAG
- a CDS encoding FAD-binding and (Fe-S)-binding domain-containing protein: protein MSQTLAATVDVADLTRQLSRRGISGVIDHTRLTRAMYSSDASLYRIVPQAVAQPRTVDEAVAVLELAAELGLPVTTRGAGTSCAGNAVGPGLILDVARHLNRIGEIDPEQRTAQVEPGVVQASLQSAAAPFGLRFGPDPSTHTRCTIGGMIGNNACGPRALGYGKTADNVVALDVLTGSGERLRLNTDQPADSATLAQLKGVVGSHLGTIRTEFGRFGRQVSGYSLEHLLPEKGFNVARFLAGTEGTLAVILGATVRLVADAPHKIMIALGYPSMAEAADAAPAILQHAPTACEGLDRRIVEVVRTRRGAGAVPPLPAGDGWVFVELVGDDPAEIRDRADRLLAGSGCKDGFVVADPAQALALWKIREDGAGLAGVSLSSPAYPGWEDAAVPPEHLGAYLRDFEALLTRHRLHGLPYGHFGDGCVHVRIDFPLTETGGAAVYRSFVEEAAALVAGYGGSMSGEHGDGRARSALLPTMYSAAALGVFAEVKAAFDPDNLLNPGVLVDPDPVDGRLRAAALPGKELMRTEGHFAAAVHNCSGVGKCLADNTGGLGVMCPSYQATREEKDSTRGRARVLQEMINGEVIQLGFRSPAVHQALDLCLSCKGCARDCPTGIDMATYKAQVLDHTYRGKLRPRSHYALGWLPRWGRLITRIPGLASLINFTMSAPGLRRVVKWTAGADQRRSLPRFARRAARSRVALSERAGAPVIIWVDSFSDSFTGGGVEAMVEVLESAGYAPTFLESTACCGLTWISTGQLDGARRQLRASLEVLHPHVAAGTPIVGLEPSCLAVWRSDAAELLDDPRVAEVAAGVHTLAELLNATEGWRPPDLTGTELVAQPHCHHASIIGWQADAALLKATGATVTTVGGCCGLAGNFGVEKGHYDVSVKVAEHDLLPAVAAAPDAVVLADGFSCRTQLAELADRQAITLAELLASRPH, encoded by the coding sequence ATGAGCCAGACACTCGCCGCCACCGTCGACGTGGCCGACCTCACCCGCCAGCTGAGCCGCCGAGGCATCAGCGGCGTCATCGACCACACCCGGCTCACGCGGGCGATGTACTCCTCCGACGCCTCTCTGTACCGGATCGTGCCGCAGGCCGTCGCCCAGCCGCGGACGGTCGACGAGGCGGTCGCCGTGCTGGAGCTCGCAGCCGAGCTGGGCCTGCCGGTGACCACCCGTGGCGCGGGCACGTCCTGCGCCGGCAACGCGGTCGGGCCGGGGTTGATCCTCGACGTCGCCCGGCACCTGAACAGAATCGGCGAGATCGATCCCGAACAACGCACCGCGCAGGTGGAGCCGGGCGTCGTGCAGGCCAGCCTGCAGTCCGCAGCGGCACCGTTCGGCCTGCGGTTCGGCCCCGACCCCTCGACCCACACCCGCTGCACCATCGGCGGCATGATCGGCAACAACGCCTGCGGGCCGCGGGCACTGGGCTACGGCAAGACCGCCGACAACGTTGTCGCTCTCGACGTGCTGACCGGCTCCGGTGAGCGGCTCCGGCTGAACACCGACCAGCCGGCCGACTCGGCGACCCTGGCCCAGCTCAAGGGCGTCGTCGGATCACACCTGGGCACCATCCGGACCGAGTTCGGGCGGTTCGGTCGACAGGTGTCGGGCTACAGCCTGGAGCACCTGCTCCCTGAGAAGGGTTTCAACGTGGCCCGCTTCCTGGCCGGCACCGAGGGCACCCTGGCCGTCATCCTGGGGGCCACTGTCCGGCTGGTCGCCGACGCGCCGCACAAGATCATGATCGCGCTCGGGTACCCCAGCATGGCCGAGGCCGCCGACGCCGCGCCAGCCATCCTGCAACACGCCCCGACCGCCTGCGAGGGCCTGGACCGCCGCATCGTCGAGGTGGTGCGGACCCGGCGCGGCGCAGGAGCGGTGCCGCCGTTGCCGGCCGGCGACGGCTGGGTGTTCGTCGAACTGGTCGGCGACGACCCGGCGGAGATCCGGGACCGGGCCGACCGCCTGCTCGCCGGCTCCGGCTGCAAGGACGGCTTCGTCGTCGCGGACCCGGCCCAGGCCCTGGCACTGTGGAAGATCCGTGAGGACGGCGCCGGGCTGGCCGGTGTCAGCCTGTCCAGTCCGGCCTACCCGGGCTGGGAGGACGCGGCCGTCCCACCTGAGCATCTCGGCGCCTACCTGCGTGACTTCGAGGCGCTGCTCACCCGGCACCGCCTGCATGGTCTGCCGTACGGCCACTTCGGTGACGGCTGCGTGCACGTCCGGATCGACTTCCCGCTCACCGAGACCGGCGGCGCGGCCGTCTACCGCTCCTTCGTCGAGGAGGCCGCCGCCCTGGTCGCCGGCTACGGCGGCTCGATGTCCGGCGAGCACGGCGACGGTCGGGCCAGGTCCGCCCTGCTGCCCACCATGTACTCCGCCGCGGCGCTCGGGGTGTTCGCCGAGGTCAAGGCCGCCTTCGACCCGGACAACCTGCTCAACCCCGGGGTGCTGGTCGACCCGGACCCGGTCGACGGTCGGCTGCGGGCCGCGGCGCTGCCCGGCAAGGAGCTGATGCGGACCGAGGGCCACTTCGCCGCGGCCGTGCACAACTGCTCCGGCGTCGGGAAGTGCCTGGCCGACAACACCGGCGGGCTCGGGGTGATGTGCCCGTCGTACCAGGCCACCCGGGAGGAGAAGGACTCCACCCGCGGCCGGGCCAGGGTGCTGCAGGAGATGATCAACGGTGAGGTGATCCAGCTCGGCTTCAGGTCGCCTGCGGTGCACCAGGCCCTGGACCTCTGCCTTTCCTGCAAGGGATGTGCCCGCGACTGTCCGACCGGCATCGACATGGCCACCTACAAGGCTCAGGTTCTGGACCACACCTACCGCGGCAAGCTCCGCCCGCGCAGCCACTACGCCCTGGGCTGGCTGCCGCGCTGGGGCCGGTTGATCACCCGCATCCCCGGGCTGGCGTCCTTGATCAACTTCACGATGTCCGCGCCGGGCCTGCGGCGGGTGGTCAAGTGGACGGCCGGGGCGGACCAGCGCCGGTCACTGCCCCGCTTCGCCCGGCGAGCAGCACGGAGCAGGGTCGCACTCTCCGAGCGCGCCGGCGCACCCGTGATCATCTGGGTGGACTCGTTCTCGGACTCGTTCACCGGGGGTGGGGTCGAGGCGATGGTCGAGGTGCTGGAGTCGGCCGGCTATGCGCCGACGTTCCTGGAGTCCACGGCCTGCTGCGGACTGACCTGGATCAGCACCGGCCAGCTCGACGGTGCCCGTCGTCAGCTGCGGGCCAGCCTGGAGGTGCTGCATCCGCACGTCGCCGCCGGCACCCCGATCGTCGGGCTCGAGCCGTCCTGCCTGGCGGTCTGGCGCAGCGACGCCGCCGAGCTGCTGGACGACCCCCGGGTCGCGGAGGTCGCCGCGGGGGTGCACACCCTGGCCGAGCTGTTGAACGCCACCGAAGGGTGGCGGCCGCCGGACCTGACCGGCACCGAACTGGTCGCCCAACCGCACTGCCACCACGCCTCGATCATCGGCTGGCAGGCCGACGCGGCACTGTTGAAGGCGACCGGAGCCACCGTCACCACGGTCGGTGGCTGCTGCGGTCTGGCGGGGAACTTCGGCGTCGAGAAGGGCCACTACGACGTCTCGGTGAAGGTGGCCGAGCACGATCTACTGCCCGCCGTTGCGGCTGCGCCGGACGCGGTGGTGCTGGCCGACGGGTTCTCCTGCCGGACCCAGCTGGCCGAGCTGGCCGACCGCCAGGCGATCACCCTGGCCGAGCTGCTGGCCTCCCGCCCCCACTGA
- a CDS encoding MarR family transcriptional regulator — MSNEQVCAPWLSQEQQRIWRAYLLGSARLSERLDADLRQFGIDLAEYEILVCLEESEGHQLRMSELADAVHQSRSRLTHTVARMEKAGLVERTLCPTDRRGVWARLTEAGIQLLKTAAPSHVQAVRTNFVEAMTEEDYAALGRAFAAVLAVEAD, encoded by the coding sequence GTGTCGAACGAACAGGTCTGTGCCCCGTGGCTCAGCCAGGAACAGCAGCGCATCTGGCGCGCCTACCTGCTGGGCAGCGCACGCCTGTCCGAGCGCCTGGACGCTGACCTGCGCCAGTTCGGCATCGACCTCGCCGAGTACGAGATCCTGGTCTGCCTGGAGGAGTCGGAGGGCCACCAGCTGCGGATGTCGGAGCTTGCCGACGCCGTGCACCAGTCCCGGTCGCGGCTCACCCACACCGTCGCCCGGATGGAGAAGGCGGGTCTGGTAGAACGGACCCTGTGCCCCACCGACCGACGCGGTGTCTGGGCTCGACTCACCGAGGCGGGTATCCAATTGCTGAAGACTGCTGCTCCAAGCCACGTCCAGGCGGTCCGGACCAACTTCGTCGAGGCGATGACCGAGGAGGACTACGCCGCCCTCGGCCGCGCCTTCGCCGCCGTGCTCGCCGTCGAAGCTGACTAG
- a CDS encoding YceI family protein: MSHDVIATDLVAGTWNVDPSHSEVAFTVRHLMSKVRGTFADFAAEITTGGSNPTDATVSAVIKLSSINTNNAQRDGHIKSADFFDPATGSEMTFVSTGISENDGEYVINGDLTINGVTKGVALAADFLGVAVDAYGATRLGVEARTSINRKDFKVDFNVPLDGGKLLIGDKVDITLTIEAVKA; this comes from the coding sequence ATGTCCCATGATGTCATCGCCACCGACCTGGTCGCCGGAACCTGGAACGTCGACCCGAGCCACTCCGAGGTCGCCTTCACGGTACGGCACCTGATGAGCAAGGTCCGCGGTACGTTCGCCGACTTCGCCGCCGAGATCACCACCGGCGGGTCCAACCCGACCGACGCGACGGTCTCGGCCGTCATCAAGCTGTCGTCCATCAACACCAACAACGCTCAGCGTGACGGCCACATCAAGTCCGCCGACTTCTTCGACCCGGCGACCGGCAGCGAGATGACCTTCGTCAGCACCGGCATCAGCGAGAACGACGGCGAGTACGTCATCAACGGCGACCTCACCATCAACGGGGTGACCAAGGGCGTCGCCCTGGCCGCTGACTTCCTGGGCGTGGCGGTCGACGCCTATGGCGCCACCCGGCTGGGTGTCGAGGCCCGGACCTCCATCAACCGCAAGGACTTCAAGGTCGACTTCAACGTCCCGCTCGACGGCGGCAAGCTGCTGATCGGCGACAAGGTCGACATCACCCTCACCATCGAGGCCGTCAAGGCCTGA
- a CDS encoding acyl-CoA dehydrogenase family protein: MRRTLFDEDHEAFRDSCRTFVDRQLRPQQEKHIANHEFGREMWLEMGKQHLLGLNIPEEYGGAGVDDPRFSMILAEELSKLAFAYSSCVGIHADCVAPYLVDLCTEEQKQRWLPRFCTGELVTAIGMTEPSGGSDLAALRTTAVRDGDDWIVNGSKTFITNGYSADLVLVAARTSPEKKSRGITLFAIETGMPGFERGRKLDKVGQPESDTAELFFADVRVPAANVIGEVDQGFIYMMQRLVAERIGAAVSNIAHARQILGETLAYVKERKAFGQPVGSFQHNKFVLAELVTSCEVTQAFVDACILEQVSGTLGAVDAAKAKWWTSQVQNDVLDACVQLYGGYGYMNEYRVARAWADARVTKIWAGSNEIMKELIGRDLGL; this comes from the coding sequence ATGAGACGGACATTGTTCGACGAGGATCACGAGGCGTTCCGCGACAGCTGCCGGACCTTCGTCGACCGGCAGCTCCGTCCGCAGCAGGAGAAGCACATCGCCAACCACGAGTTCGGCCGCGAGATGTGGTTGGAGATGGGCAAGCAGCACCTTCTCGGGCTGAACATCCCGGAGGAGTACGGCGGTGCGGGCGTCGACGACCCCCGCTTCTCGATGATCCTGGCCGAGGAGCTGTCCAAGCTGGCCTTCGCCTACTCCTCCTGTGTCGGCATCCACGCCGACTGTGTGGCGCCGTACCTGGTCGACCTCTGTACCGAGGAGCAGAAGCAGCGCTGGCTGCCGAGGTTCTGTACCGGCGAGCTGGTCACCGCCATCGGCATGACCGAGCCATCGGGAGGCTCCGACCTGGCGGCGCTGCGAACCACCGCCGTCCGCGATGGTGACGACTGGATCGTCAACGGGTCGAAGACCTTCATCACCAACGGGTACTCCGCCGACCTGGTGCTGGTGGCCGCCCGTACCTCGCCGGAGAAGAAGTCCCGTGGCATCACCCTGTTCGCGATCGAGACCGGGATGCCGGGCTTCGAGCGTGGTCGCAAGCTGGACAAGGTCGGCCAGCCCGAGTCGGACACTGCCGAACTGTTCTTCGCCGATGTCCGGGTGCCGGCGGCGAACGTGATCGGTGAGGTGGACCAGGGTTTCATCTACATGATGCAGCGGCTGGTGGCTGAGCGGATCGGCGCCGCGGTCAGCAACATCGCCCATGCCAGGCAGATCCTGGGCGAGACTCTGGCGTACGTGAAGGAGCGCAAGGCCTTCGGCCAGCCGGTCGGCAGCTTCCAGCACAACAAGTTCGTGCTTGCCGAGCTGGTCACCAGCTGCGAGGTGACCCAGGCGTTCGTCGACGCCTGCATCCTCGAGCAGGTGTCCGGCACGCTCGGCGCGGTCGACGCGGCCAAGGCCAAGTGGTGGACCTCGCAGGTCCAGAACGATGTGCTGGACGCCTGTGTCCAGCTCTACGGCGGGTACGGCTATATGAACGAGTACCGCGTCGCCCGCGCCTGGGCCGACGCCCGGGTGACCAAGATCTGGGCCGGCTCCAACGAGATCATGAAGGAGCTCATCGGCCGCGACCTGGGCCTGTGA
- a CDS encoding acetyl-CoA C-acetyltransferase translates to MPEAVIVSTARTPIGRAFKGSLKEVRPDDLAAGVIGAALGKLDGFDPATLDDLYLGCAEPRDEHGGNMARRVAVQLGLDGVGAATVNRFCASSVQTARMAFHAIKAGEGHAFVSAGVECVSRYRNFGSAGVDPTDTQNPLFAEAVARTQATALSNEVWHDPRTDGALPDIYISMGQTAENVATLRGISRAEQDEFGVRSQNLAEKAIAEGVFDTEIVPVTLPDGTLVSRDDGPRAGTTLEAVASLKPVFRENGTVTAGNCCPLNDGAAAVVIMSDTRAAELGLTPLARIVATGVSALSPEIMGLGPVESSKRALAQAGMSIKDIGLVEINEAFAVQVIASYRDLGIDLERLNVHGGAIALGHPFGSTGARIMTTLLNAMQRRDVEFGLETMCVGGGQGMAIVLQRLS, encoded by the coding sequence ATGCCAGAAGCAGTCATCGTCTCCACAGCGCGGACGCCGATCGGACGGGCGTTCAAGGGCTCGCTCAAAGAGGTCCGGCCGGACGACCTGGCGGCCGGCGTGATCGGCGCCGCGCTGGGCAAGCTGGACGGGTTCGACCCGGCAACGTTGGACGACCTTTACCTGGGCTGCGCCGAGCCGCGCGACGAGCACGGCGGCAACATGGCTCGCCGGGTCGCGGTGCAGCTCGGGCTGGACGGCGTCGGCGCGGCCACCGTCAACCGGTTCTGCGCCTCCAGTGTGCAGACGGCACGGATGGCCTTCCACGCCATCAAGGCGGGGGAGGGCCACGCCTTCGTGTCGGCCGGGGTTGAGTGCGTCTCCCGGTATCGCAACTTCGGGTCCGCCGGTGTCGACCCCACCGACACCCAGAACCCGCTGTTCGCTGAGGCGGTTGCGCGGACGCAGGCCACGGCACTGAGCAACGAGGTGTGGCACGACCCGCGGACCGACGGTGCCCTGCCTGATATCTACATCTCCATGGGCCAGACCGCCGAGAACGTCGCCACCCTGCGCGGTATCAGCCGGGCCGAGCAGGACGAGTTCGGCGTCCGGTCGCAGAACCTGGCCGAGAAGGCCATCGCCGAGGGCGTCTTCGACACCGAGATCGTGCCGGTGACGCTGCCCGACGGAACGCTGGTGAGCCGGGACGACGGTCCCCGGGCCGGCACTACCCTGGAGGCCGTGGCCAGCCTCAAGCCGGTGTTCCGCGAGAACGGTACGGTCACCGCCGGCAACTGCTGCCCGCTGAACGACGGCGCCGCTGCCGTGGTCATCATGAGCGACACCCGTGCCGCCGAGCTGGGCCTGACCCCGCTGGCCCGGATCGTCGCGACCGGCGTCAGCGCGCTGAGCCCCGAGATCATGGGGCTGGGTCCGGTCGAGTCCTCCAAGCGGGCCCTGGCGCAGGCCGGGATGTCGATCAAGGACATCGGGCTGGTGGAGATCAACGAGGCCTTCGCCGTGCAGGTCATCGCCTCCTACCGCGACCTCGGTATCGATCTCGAACGGCTCAACGTGCACGGCGGGGCGATCGCCCTCGGACATCCGTTCGGCTCCACCGGCGCCCGGATCATGACGACGCTGCTGAACGCGATGCAGCGCCGCGACGTCGAGTTCGGCCTGGAGACGATGTGCGTGGGCGGCGGGCAGGGCATGGCCATCGTGCTGCAGCGGCTCAGCTGA
- a CDS encoding AMP-dependent synthetase/ligase → MTETLEERLALRPPSVGAMLLEQVRASGPREAFRYLDGKNWVSLSWDQTKDRVFELAAGLMALGLQHEDRVAIASNTRIEWILADLAVMCAGGATTTVYPTTQHEDVAYILGDSQSKIVIAEDDLQVAKVLDHLHQLPELITIVLLDGKVDHEKVTSWEQLTIAGRAYLAEHPTSVDDAIAKVGPDSLSTLIYTSGTTGRPKGVELVHDSWTYEGAAIEEMKDLLSKEDLQYLWLPLSHVFGKALIAVQLKIGFATAVDGVIERIVDNLGQVHPTFMAGAPRIFEKVRAKVMMGASSGVKGKIFDWAFSIGRKTSAIRLEGRYPTGLLGVQYKMADRLVFSKIKERMGGNIRFFISGSAALSREVQEWFFAADLRVLEGYGLTETSAASFVNDPRTPRFGTVGPPVPGTQVKIAPDGEILIKGPGVMRGYHNHPQATAEVLADGWLATGDIGELDAEGYLRITDRKKDLIKTSGGKYVAPQKVEGVVKAASPYISQIIVHGEGRKYVSALIALDPEAINEWAAAHGQAGKSYEELAQSGEVRTMIETFINEANKNLERWETIKKFEILPNELSVEDGEVTPSLKIRRKAVEKKYEDMLNSLYED, encoded by the coding sequence ATGACCGAAACGCTGGAAGAACGCCTCGCGCTGCGTCCTCCGTCGGTGGGCGCCATGTTGCTGGAGCAGGTCCGGGCCTCCGGGCCACGGGAGGCCTTCCGCTACCTCGACGGGAAGAACTGGGTCTCGCTCTCCTGGGACCAGACCAAGGACCGCGTCTTCGAGTTGGCGGCCGGACTGATGGCTCTCGGGCTGCAGCACGAGGACCGGGTCGCGATCGCCTCGAACACGCGGATCGAATGGATCCTGGCCGACCTGGCGGTGATGTGCGCCGGCGGCGCCACCACCACGGTCTATCCGACCACCCAGCACGAGGACGTCGCCTACATCCTCGGCGACTCCCAGTCCAAGATCGTCATCGCTGAGGACGACCTCCAGGTCGCCAAGGTCCTCGACCACCTCCACCAGCTGCCCGAGCTGATCACCATCGTGCTGCTGGACGGCAAGGTCGACCACGAGAAGGTGACCAGCTGGGAGCAGCTGACCATCGCCGGCCGGGCATACCTGGCCGAGCACCCCACGTCCGTTGACGACGCCATCGCCAAGGTGGGACCCGACAGCCTCTCCACCCTGATCTACACCTCCGGCACCACCGGACGCCCCAAGGGTGTCGAACTGGTGCACGACAGCTGGACGTACGAGGGCGCCGCGATCGAGGAGATGAAGGACCTCCTGAGCAAGGAGGACCTCCAGTACCTCTGGCTGCCGCTCTCCCACGTGTTCGGCAAGGCGCTGATCGCGGTCCAGCTCAAGATCGGCTTCGCCACCGCGGTGGACGGGGTTATCGAGCGGATCGTCGACAACCTCGGGCAGGTGCATCCCACCTTCATGGCCGGTGCTCCGCGGATCTTCGAGAAGGTGCGCGCCAAGGTGATGATGGGCGCGTCCTCCGGCGTCAAGGGCAAGATCTTCGACTGGGCCTTCTCGATCGGCCGCAAGACCAGCGCGATCCGGCTGGAGGGCAGGTATCCCACCGGTCTGCTCGGCGTCCAGTACAAAATGGCCGACCGCCTCGTCTTCAGCAAGATCAAGGAGCGGATGGGCGGCAACATCCGGTTCTTCATCTCGGGCTCGGCCGCCCTCAGCCGCGAGGTGCAGGAGTGGTTCTTCGCGGCCGACCTGCGGGTGCTGGAGGGCTACGGTCTGACGGAGACCAGCGCCGCGAGCTTCGTCAACGATCCGAGAACACCACGCTTCGGCACTGTGGGACCGCCGGTGCCCGGCACCCAGGTCAAGATCGCCCCCGATGGAGAGATCCTGATCAAGGGTCCAGGAGTGATGCGCGGCTACCATAACCATCCCCAAGCCACCGCCGAGGTCCTCGCGGACGGCTGGCTGGCCACCGGAGACATCGGCGAGCTCGACGCCGAGGGTTATCTGCGGATCACCGACCGCAAGAAGGATTTGATCAAGACCTCCGGCGGAAAGTACGTCGCACCGCAGAAGGTCGAGGGGGTGGTCAAGGCCGCCAGTCCGTACATCAGCCAGATCATCGTGCACGGCGAGGGGCGCAAGTATGTGTCGGCGTTGATCGCCCTGGATCCCGAGGCGATCAACGAGTGGGCCGCCGCGCACGGTCAAGCAGGCAAGTCGTACGAGGAGCTGGCCCAGTCGGGTGAGGTGCGGACCATGATCGAGACCTTCATCAACGAGGCCAACAAGAACCTCGAGCGGTGGGAAACGATCAAGAAGTTCGAGATCCTGCCCAACGAGCTCAGCGTCGAGGACGGCGAGGTCACGCCGAGCCTCAAGATCCGGCGCAAGGCCGTTGAAAAGAAGTACGAGGACATGCTGAACAGTCTTTACGAGGACTAG
- the fabG gene encoding 3-oxoacyl-ACP reductase FabG, with translation MTSQRSGARAEVDHVALVTGSARGIGAAIAHRLARDGMAVGVVDLDREASARTANAIIEEGGRAIAIGADVSDEADATRAVDQVAAELGPVTVLINNAGIIRDNLLFKMSVDDWDAVMNVHLRGAFVMTRAAQAHMTQAKWGRIVNLSSTSALGNRGQVNYSAAKAGLQGFTKTLALELGKFGVTANAVAPGFIETEMTRATADRLGVDFDDWKVAASRDIPVGRVGTPEDIAAVASFLCSDEASYVSGQVIYVAGGPKN, from the coding sequence ATGACCAGCCAACGTTCCGGCGCGCGTGCTGAGGTCGACCACGTCGCACTCGTCACCGGGAGCGCCCGCGGCATCGGAGCGGCCATCGCCCACCGGCTGGCCCGGGACGGGATGGCGGTCGGGGTCGTCGATCTCGATCGGGAGGCCAGCGCTCGGACGGCCAACGCCATCATCGAGGAAGGTGGCCGCGCCATCGCCATCGGCGCCGACGTCTCCGATGAGGCCGACGCGACTCGGGCGGTCGACCAGGTCGCCGCGGAGCTGGGGCCTGTCACCGTCTTGATCAACAACGCGGGCATCATCCGTGACAACCTGCTGTTCAAGATGAGCGTCGACGACTGGGACGCGGTGATGAACGTCCACCTGCGAGGTGCCTTCGTCATGACCCGAGCCGCTCAGGCGCACATGACGCAGGCGAAGTGGGGCCGGATCGTGAACCTGTCGTCCACCTCGGCCCTCGGCAACCGCGGCCAGGTCAACTACTCGGCAGCCAAGGCCGGACTGCAGGGCTTCACCAAGACGTTGGCGCTCGAGCTCGGCAAGTTCGGGGTGACGGCCAATGCCGTCGCCCCTGGCTTCATCGAGACCGAGATGACCCGCGCCACCGCCGACCGGCTCGGCGTCGACTTCGACGACTGGAAGGTCGCCGCCAGCCGCGACATCCCCGTAGGCCGGGTCGGCACCCCAGAGGACATCGCCGCCGTGGCCAGCTTCCTCTGCAGTGACGAGGCGTCCTACGTCTCCGGCCAGGTCATCTACGTCGCCGGCGGCCCCAAGAACTGA
- a CDS encoding LacI family DNA-binding transcriptional regulator: MAERAGVALGTVSNVLNRPEKVAEATRLRVLQAIEELGFVRNDAARQLRAGRSRTLGLVVLDVSNPFFTDVARGAEDRAAKEGLSILLGNSDEAVRREAAYMDLFEEQRVQGLLISPIGDVFARLERLRERGTPTVLVDRLAQGHPFSSVSVDDVAGGHLAVSHLIEQGCRRLAFVGGPLTILQVADRLKGANRAVAEHPGVTLEVMSHTGLTVHNGRATGEIILNRPVTERPDGIFAANDLVAVGLLQAFAVLNAVDVPHDIAMVGYDDIDFASATVVPLSSVRQPSALIGQTAVDLLLQEVEAMRAGLPFEHQQIVYQPELVIRESSLHQGALGND; the protein is encoded by the coding sequence GTGGCCGAGCGGGCAGGGGTTGCCCTGGGCACCGTGTCCAACGTCCTGAACCGGCCGGAGAAGGTGGCCGAGGCCACCCGACTGCGGGTGCTGCAGGCGATCGAGGAGCTGGGCTTCGTCCGCAACGACGCCGCCCGCCAGCTCCGGGCCGGCCGGAGCCGGACCTTGGGTCTGGTGGTGCTCGACGTCTCCAACCCCTTCTTCACCGACGTGGCCCGCGGCGCCGAGGACCGTGCCGCCAAGGAGGGCCTGTCCATCCTGCTCGGCAACAGCGACGAGGCGGTCCGGCGGGAGGCCGCCTACATGGACCTGTTCGAGGAGCAGCGCGTTCAGGGACTGCTCATCTCACCGATCGGCGATGTGTTCGCCCGGCTGGAGCGACTGCGCGAGCGCGGCACGCCCACTGTCCTGGTCGACCGGTTGGCCCAGGGTCACCCGTTCTCGTCGGTCTCCGTGGACGACGTGGCCGGCGGTCACCTCGCCGTCTCGCACCTGATCGAGCAGGGCTGCCGACGGCTCGCCTTCGTCGGCGGACCGCTGACCATCCTGCAGGTGGCCGACCGCCTCAAGGGGGCCAACCGGGCCGTCGCCGAGCACCCCGGCGTGACCCTCGAGGTGATGTCGCACACCGGTCTCACGGTGCACAACGGCCGAGCGACCGGCGAGATCATCCTCAACCGGCCGGTCACCGAGAGACCCGACGGCATCTTCGCCGCCAACGACCTGGTGGCTGTCGGGCTGCTGCAGGCGTTCGCCGTGCTGAACGCGGTCGACGTACCGCATGACATCGCGATGGTCGGCTACGACGACATCGACTTCGCCAGCGCCACCGTGGTGCCGTTGTCATCCGTCCGGCAGCCGTCGGCGTTGATCGGGCAGACAGCCGTCGACCTGCTGTTGCAGGAGGTCGAGGCGATGCGTGCAGGCCTGCCGTTCGAGCATCAGCAGATCGTCTACCAGCCCGAGCTGGTGATCCGTGAGTCGAGCCTGCACCAGGGTGCCCTCGGCAACGACTGA